In the genome of Kitasatospora cathayae, one region contains:
- a CDS encoding trypco2 family protein produces the protein MRDPLENVELTEAVQGLRDQLMAAADAADGQRIKFEVNEITLDFSVELRRDATAKAGFKAWVVSGDAQVGVAQNAVHKVSVKLKPTDSALGGPIEIGRQAAVDLGDFEHPSGLSGG, from the coding sequence ATGCGCGATCCGTTGGAGAACGTGGAACTCACCGAGGCCGTGCAAGGTCTGCGGGACCAATTGATGGCCGCCGCGGACGCTGCGGACGGTCAGCGCATCAAGTTCGAGGTCAACGAGATCACGCTGGACTTCTCGGTCGAGCTGCGACGCGACGCGACGGCCAAGGCGGGGTTCAAGGCATGGGTGGTCTCCGGCGACGCCCAGGTGGGGGTCGCGCAGAACGCCGTCCACAAGGTGTCCGTGAAGTTGAAGCCGACGGACTCGGCCCTCGGCGGGCCGATCGAGATTGGCAGACAGGCCGCGGTCGACCTGGGTGACTTCGAGCATCCGTCCGGGCTGAGCGGCGGATGA
- a CDS encoding trypsin-like peptidase domain-containing protein: MSVRSVERIAIVQGARQGSGFLLDSRLVLTSAHLFDGDNGAARVAVPGGAGTRNCRLRWRRYDEACDAALLEADDDLVRDATTCRISDVRWGRTAGLAAWENCEAVGYPLISLRDGARPDTEQIVGTLKPGSSILRGRYILDSSHTPPPTASTPGTSPWQGMSGAALFAGEFLVGVVSGDPGRWAHARVEAVPISVVVADPEFQQAMEAAVGLRPEVVEIDRSVAHTVREAATSRQGDWLRIADADPISFGVHRAPDAAGHPEVVQYVPRNVDAQLDARLEALAETGGMLLLTGDSAAGKSRALFEGMVRNLPDRSVCKPDPDADLAFLRVPSGNDYENVVWLDDLHTYLRSGGLTPSLLDQLVRRGTVVLATLRTEFYEHYTDEEDGPSLWQGTGPRLPSSPGRVIRAAHHLTLDRIWTDDERQAASARQDPRVVAALSANRAHGVAEYLAAGPQVLKRWKAASRVRGNPRGAALVEAAVALARTGVDSALPPDSLERLHEYFLDLAGGPALRPEDMADAWKWASRIVLGVTSPLVPGRGGTWKPFDYLVSDAARRARPNELPEQVWEEALRVVDDTRRVLVSTVAKVAGRPEVAKEVLRPLAKANDPDGLINLGALLAEEEDYDGAARCFECAAALGDSMGAHNMGAVSFARGDLEAAREWYERAIQSGERMSIGALGLVHEKLGDQAEAVALWKRGTEAGDPGSALHYSDWLRSKWQSDEAVEALRVAADGKIPLAALSYAGVLLHRKEHETANAYVSRAYAAAVEQGELGDPIGCLMAGVTAYSFGDVRQGKKWWSRAQERGCPSDWVVLEAEEGSPGLRHLAFSQVCLDRLGEEEARSLMQLLWAGDCQDCGYPLGDGVPALYVDDTFIAANARLFHFGLCRYPHWNESALTQIAKDAGISWKAFTAGVPMGEGFGPLCVPALVVNPSFEIAQLVRSGDRWTATAAYGPRSDGAQLIDLRPVWSGLPPRSSDGRAWALTGPGEVAVITPGQAWSAPATEAFIALVEQYGGMLLITASTVGPESEASVDVLANVLQAWDSMTRWVPLEPGAPG; the protein is encoded by the coding sequence ATGAGCGTCCGGTCCGTCGAACGCATCGCCATCGTCCAGGGAGCGCGGCAGGGCAGCGGCTTCCTGTTGGACTCCCGCCTGGTGCTCACCTCGGCGCACCTGTTCGACGGGGACAACGGGGCCGCTCGCGTCGCCGTCCCCGGAGGAGCGGGGACGCGCAACTGCCGCCTCAGGTGGCGTCGTTACGATGAGGCGTGCGACGCGGCCCTACTCGAAGCGGACGACGACCTGGTCAGGGACGCCACGACGTGCCGGATCTCCGACGTCCGCTGGGGCCGGACGGCGGGCCTGGCCGCGTGGGAGAACTGCGAAGCCGTGGGGTACCCGCTCATCTCGCTGCGGGACGGGGCGAGGCCGGACACCGAGCAGATCGTCGGCACGCTGAAGCCGGGCTCGTCGATCCTACGCGGCCGCTACATCCTGGACAGCTCCCACACACCGCCGCCGACGGCCAGCACTCCCGGCACATCGCCCTGGCAGGGGATGTCGGGTGCCGCGCTCTTCGCCGGAGAATTCCTGGTCGGCGTGGTCTCCGGGGACCCGGGGCGGTGGGCGCACGCACGGGTGGAAGCCGTTCCAATATCGGTCGTGGTGGCCGACCCCGAGTTCCAGCAGGCAATGGAGGCAGCCGTAGGGCTGCGGCCGGAAGTGGTGGAGATTGACAGGTCGGTAGCGCACACGGTGCGCGAGGCCGCCACCTCTCGCCAAGGCGACTGGCTCCGGATCGCCGACGCCGATCCAATCTCCTTCGGCGTCCATCGCGCGCCGGACGCCGCCGGCCATCCGGAAGTGGTGCAGTACGTGCCACGCAACGTCGATGCCCAACTTGACGCCCGACTCGAAGCGCTGGCGGAGACCGGCGGCATGCTGCTCCTGACCGGGGATTCGGCGGCGGGCAAGTCGCGGGCCCTGTTCGAAGGCATGGTCCGCAATCTCCCGGACCGGTCGGTCTGCAAGCCGGATCCCGACGCCGACCTGGCCTTCCTGCGCGTGCCCTCCGGAAACGACTACGAGAACGTCGTGTGGCTCGACGACCTGCACACCTACCTGCGGTCCGGCGGGCTGACGCCATCCCTTCTCGACCAGCTTGTCCGCCGGGGCACGGTCGTGCTCGCGACGCTGCGCACCGAGTTCTACGAGCACTACACGGATGAGGAGGACGGGCCGTCACTCTGGCAGGGCACCGGACCGCGTCTGCCGTCCTCGCCGGGCAGGGTGATCCGCGCTGCACACCACCTCACGCTGGACCGGATCTGGACCGACGACGAGCGGCAGGCCGCGTCGGCACGCCAGGACCCGCGCGTCGTCGCGGCCTTGAGCGCCAACCGGGCGCACGGGGTGGCGGAGTACCTGGCGGCGGGGCCGCAGGTCCTCAAGCGGTGGAAGGCCGCCTCCCGGGTGCGGGGCAACCCCCGGGGGGCCGCGCTCGTCGAGGCTGCGGTCGCCCTTGCCCGCACGGGTGTGGACAGTGCGCTGCCACCGGATTCACTGGAACGCCTCCACGAGTACTTCCTCGACCTGGCGGGCGGTCCAGCGCTGCGTCCGGAGGACATGGCAGACGCATGGAAGTGGGCGTCCCGGATCGTGCTGGGCGTGACCAGTCCCCTGGTGCCGGGCCGGGGCGGAACGTGGAAGCCGTTCGACTACCTGGTGTCCGATGCTGCGCGCCGGGCCCGTCCGAACGAACTCCCGGAGCAGGTGTGGGAAGAGGCGCTGCGCGTCGTGGACGATACGCGCCGGGTGCTGGTGTCGACCGTCGCCAAGGTGGCGGGCCGGCCGGAGGTGGCCAAGGAGGTGCTCCGTCCCCTCGCGAAGGCAAACGATCCAGACGGCCTGATCAATCTGGGGGCGCTGCTGGCAGAGGAGGAAGACTATGACGGCGCCGCCCGCTGCTTCGAGTGCGCTGCCGCTCTGGGCGACTCCATGGGAGCACACAATATGGGTGCCGTCTCCTTCGCGCGGGGGGATCTGGAAGCGGCCCGGGAGTGGTACGAGCGCGCGATCCAGAGTGGGGAGCGGATGTCGATCGGAGCCCTCGGCCTGGTCCACGAGAAGCTGGGCGACCAGGCCGAGGCGGTGGCGCTCTGGAAGCGCGGTACCGAGGCCGGAGATCCCGGGAGTGCACTGCACTACTCGGACTGGCTGAGGTCGAAGTGGCAGTCGGACGAAGCCGTCGAAGCCCTGAGAGTTGCTGCCGACGGCAAGATCCCGCTCGCCGCCCTCTCGTACGCCGGCGTCCTTCTGCATAGAAAGGAGCACGAGACGGCGAATGCCTACGTGTCGCGTGCCTACGCCGCAGCGGTCGAGCAGGGGGAGCTGGGTGATCCGATCGGCTGTCTGATGGCCGGTGTGACGGCGTACTCCTTCGGCGACGTCCGGCAGGGGAAGAAATGGTGGAGCCGGGCGCAGGAGCGTGGCTGCCCCTCGGACTGGGTGGTCCTGGAGGCAGAGGAGGGCTCGCCCGGACTGCGGCACCTGGCCTTCAGCCAGGTCTGCCTGGACAGACTCGGAGAGGAGGAAGCCCGTTCGCTCATGCAGTTGCTCTGGGCCGGCGACTGCCAGGACTGCGGGTACCCCCTGGGCGACGGTGTTCCTGCGCTCTACGTGGACGACACCTTCATAGCGGCCAACGCGCGGCTCTTCCACTTCGGACTGTGCCGGTATCCACACTGGAACGAGTCGGCCCTGACCCAGATAGCCAAAGACGCGGGCATCAGCTGGAAGGCATTCACCGCCGGAGTGCCCATGGGGGAGGGATTCGGCCCGCTCTGCGTTCCCGCCCTCGTGGTCAACCCGTCTTTCGAGATCGCTCAGTTGGTCCGCAGCGGGGACCGCTGGACAGCGACGGCGGCGTACGGGCCCCGGTCGGATGGCGCCCAGCTGATCGACCTGCGACCGGTGTGGTCTGGGCTGCCGCCCAGGTCCTCCGACGGGCGCGCCTGGGCACTTACCGGCCCCGGCGAGGTCGCGGTGATAACGCCCGGGCAGGCCTGGAGCGCTCCGGCGACCGAGGCGTTCATCGCGCTGGTGGAGCAGTACGGCGGAATGCTGCTCATCACGGCGAGCACCGTCGGGCCCGAGTCCGAGGCCTCGGTGGATGTCCTGGCAAATGTCCTGCAGGCCTGGGACTCGATGACGAGGTGGGTCCCCTTGGAGCCTGGGGCTCCGGGGTAG